In Selenomonadales bacterium, one genomic interval encodes:
- a CDS encoding ribonuclease H-like YkuK family protein has translation MFVSPSKGPMTLDAMVTDIVDYVRAERTADYRLIIGTDSHTKKGTHMVTAVIIQRLGKGARFFYRHTEHMCMSSLRQKLYYETAISLDVVHALKEKLYKNLLVGMRIEIHVDAGFVGASREIIREIVGMVMATGLVAKVKPDSFGASAVADRFTK, from the coding sequence ATGTTTGTAAGTCCGTCTAAAGGCCCCATGACACTCGATGCAATGGTGACCGACATCGTGGACTACGTGCGGGCCGAACGCACCGCCGACTACCGCCTAATTATCGGCACAGATTCGCATACCAAGAAGGGCACGCATATGGTCACGGCTGTCATTATTCAGCGGCTGGGTAAGGGCGCGCGTTTCTTCTACCGCCATACCGAGCACATGTGCATGAGCAGCCTCAGGCAGAAGCTTTACTATGAGACGGCTATCAGCCTTGACGTAGTCCATGCGCTCAAGGAGAAGCTCTACAAGAACCTGCTCGTCGGCATGCGCATCGAGATTCACGTGGACGCCGGTTTCGTCGGGGCGAGCCGCGAGATTATCCGCGAGATTGTGGGCATGGTAATGGCTACCGGCTTGGTGGCCAAGGTCAAACCAGACTCTTTTGGGGCGTCTGCTGTCGCTGACCGCTTTACAAAGTAG
- the rsmA gene encoding 16S rRNA (adenine(1518)-N(6)/adenine(1519)-N(6))-dimethyltransferase RsmA: MNDLVRPSRVAEVLKKFGLAPHKGLGQNFLVDAPALEKIVAAADIKDSELVVEIGPGLGTLTRELAKRARQVIAIEKDKKLTPVLAETLSDYANVQLVFQDALEIEWEDCLRTQAPPYKVVANLPYYVTTPLLLGLLESRVHFSRLVFLVQQEVAERMQAKADTPEYGALSLAVQYYALVKVKAVIPPRAFFPPPRVSSAVVELEVRECPAVYFGLKDERLLFKLIRAAFGQRRKTLANSLTAGGFPREQVLEALSICRIPPATRGEKLDLAAFVALAETIRSLREE; encoded by the coding sequence ATGAATGACCTAGTTCGCCCGAGTCGCGTCGCCGAGGTACTAAAGAAGTTTGGCCTCGCGCCGCATAAAGGCCTAGGGCAAAACTTTCTGGTCGATGCGCCGGCCCTAGAGAAAATCGTCGCCGCGGCCGATATTAAGGACAGTGAGCTAGTAGTCGAAATCGGGCCGGGACTAGGCACGCTTACGCGTGAATTAGCCAAGCGTGCGCGTCAAGTCATAGCGATAGAAAAAGACAAAAAGCTTACGCCTGTTCTGGCAGAGACTTTAAGCGACTACGCTAACGTGCAGCTTGTTTTTCAGGACGCCCTAGAAATTGAGTGGGAGGACTGCTTGCGCACTCAAGCCCCGCCGTACAAAGTAGTGGCTAACCTGCCGTACTATGTAACGACACCGCTACTACTAGGGCTCTTAGAGAGCCGCGTGCACTTTTCCCGTTTGGTCTTCCTCGTGCAGCAGGAAGTAGCAGAGCGCATGCAGGCTAAAGCCGACACGCCGGAGTACGGCGCACTCTCATTAGCCGTGCAGTATTATGCTTTGGTCAAGGTTAAAGCCGTGATTCCACCGCGCGCCTTCTTTCCCCCGCCGCGCGTGTCTTCAGCGGTAGTCGAACTAGAAGTGCGCGAGTGCCCGGCAGTGTATTTCGGGCTTAAGGATGAGCGTCTGCTGTTTAAGCTCATACGCGCCGCGTTTGGACAGCGCCGGAAGACCCTAGCCAATTCGCTGACTGCGGGTGGTTTCCCGCGCGAGCAGGTTCTAGAGGCCCTGAGCATCTGCCGTATCCCGCCTGCGACGCGGGGAGAAAAACTCGACTTGGCAGCCTTTGTAGCATTAGCAGAGACAATACGCAGTTTGCGAGAGGAGTGA
- a CDS encoding TatD family hydrolase, translating into MFLVDTHAHLNDPAFAQDLPAVLARASEAGVRKIVVVGHNMRTSRQAVVLAEQHKDIYATVGVHPHDAVEVGEDSLTELARHLRHPRVVALGEIGLDYHWNSWPKEIAHAAFRAQIELAKSLGKPFIVHDRDAHADILALLKEHAPYPSGFVMHCFSGSLEIARECLRLGGFISLAGPVTFKNAPRLHEVARHVPLERLLIETDCPYLAPDPNRGQRNEPAFLVNIAKAVAQRRGIKLAELASATTANAQMLFGVSISHE; encoded by the coding sequence ATGTTCCTAGTCGATACGCATGCTCACCTTAACGACCCGGCTTTTGCCCAGGACTTGCCCGCAGTGCTCGCGCGCGCAAGCGAGGCCGGAGTGCGAAAAATTGTAGTTGTCGGGCACAATATGCGCACATCCAGACAGGCTGTCGTTCTCGCCGAGCAGCATAAGGATATCTACGCGACGGTTGGCGTTCACCCGCATGACGCGGTTGAAGTGGGCGAGGATTCTCTAACCGAACTTGCGCGACACCTGCGGCACCCGCGCGTAGTGGCACTAGGTGAGATTGGGCTAGATTACCACTGGAACTCGTGGCCCAAGGAGATTGCACACGCAGCTTTTCGCGCCCAGATAGAGTTAGCGAAGTCGCTTGGGAAGCCTTTCATTGTCCACGACCGCGACGCGCACGCCGATATTTTGGCGCTCCTTAAGGAGCACGCCCCCTACCCAAGCGGGTTTGTCATGCACTGTTTTTCCGGCAGTCTAGAGATAGCGCGAGAATGCCTTCGCTTAGGCGGGTTTATCTCTCTCGCCGGACCTGTGACCTTTAAGAATGCCCCACGCCTGCATGAGGTGGCTCGGCATGTGCCACTAGAGAGGCTCCTCATCGAAACCGATTGTCCCTACCTCGCACCTGACCCCAACCGCGGGCAGCGCAACGAGCCTGCCTTCCTCGTGAATATTGCCAAGGCCGTCGCACAGAGGCGCGGCATTAAGCTAGCCGAGCTTGCTTCAGCCACTACCGCTAACGCACAAATGTTGTTTGGCGTGAGCATTTCTCATGAATGA
- the metG gene encoding methionine--tRNA ligase, which translates to MNNKYYVTTPIYYTNANIHVGHAYTTVIADALARYQRMLGKDVCFLTGTDEHGQKVERKAKAAGKDPQTFCDEIVADIKQVWATLDISYDIFIRTTERKHVEQVQRIFTQLYEQGDIYKHQYEGHYCVDCESFWTERQVQNGNCPDCGRAVQWVTEESYFFRLSKYQDRILKHLTENPEFLQPTSRRNEMINNFLLPGLSDLCVTRTTHQWGIPVPFDPEHRIYVWIDALSNYITALGVGDNSERFNKFWPADLHLMGKEIVRFHAIIWPALLMALDLPLPKQVYGHGWLLFGNDKMSKSKGNVISSVELANKYSSDAVRYYLLKEISFGSDGNFTEELLVHRLNSDLANDLGNLLSRAVAMLEKFSQGRVPASLLAEEPDGQLMAMAEALPEAVRQHMEKLQFGAALGEILELAKRGNKYIDETAPWQLAREKRFDRLATVLYNLAEVLRVMSILLLPFMPRTPQRIWEQLGLDTTAHASVLTLASAAKFGQFPVGVQVKKGEPLFPRVEWEVPAEPEADTSDVLTPPLLPTVDITDFAKLDLRVVEVVAAEKVPKADKLLKLTVKLGPTTRTIVAGIATHYSPDELVGKRVVIVANLKPAKIRGIESQGMVLAASDEHSLAVLSPARESISSGAKVT; encoded by the coding sequence ATGAACAACAAGTATTACGTCACGACACCTATCTACTACACTAACGCCAACATTCACGTTGGCCACGCTTATACCACCGTTATCGCAGATGCGCTAGCGCGCTATCAGCGCATGCTCGGCAAAGACGTCTGCTTCCTGACGGGGACCGATGAGCACGGGCAAAAAGTAGAACGCAAGGCCAAAGCCGCCGGGAAGGACCCACAGACCTTTTGCGATGAGATTGTGGCTGACATCAAGCAAGTGTGGGCTACGCTTGATATCTCCTATGACATTTTCATCCGCACGACCGAGCGCAAGCACGTAGAGCAAGTGCAGCGCATCTTTACACAGCTCTACGAACAGGGCGATATCTACAAACATCAGTACGAAGGCCATTACTGCGTGGACTGCGAGTCGTTTTGGACGGAACGACAGGTGCAAAACGGCAACTGCCCCGACTGCGGGCGCGCGGTGCAGTGGGTAACCGAAGAAAGCTATTTCTTCAGGCTATCCAAGTACCAAGACCGCATCCTTAAGCACCTCACCGAGAACCCCGAATTCTTACAGCCGACGTCGCGCCGCAACGAGATGATTAACAACTTCCTGTTGCCCGGCTTGTCCGACCTGTGCGTAACGCGCACCACGCATCAGTGGGGCATTCCCGTGCCCTTTGACCCCGAGCACCGCATCTACGTGTGGATTGACGCCTTAAGTAACTACATTACGGCGCTTGGAGTAGGCGACAACAGCGAGCGCTTTAACAAGTTTTGGCCGGCGGACTTGCACCTCATGGGCAAAGAAATCGTGCGCTTTCACGCCATCATCTGGCCGGCGCTACTTATGGCCCTAGATTTGCCCTTGCCAAAACAGGTCTACGGGCACGGCTGGCTCCTCTTTGGCAACGACAAAATGTCTAAGTCTAAGGGCAACGTCATTTCGTCGGTGGAGTTAGCCAACAAGTATAGCTCCGACGCCGTGCGCTATTACCTCCTGAAAGAAATATCTTTTGGCAGTGACGGTAACTTTACCGAGGAGCTGCTCGTACACCGCCTCAACTCCGACCTGGCCAATGACCTAGGCAACTTATTGAGTCGGGCTGTGGCCATGTTGGAGAAGTTCTCACAGGGCCGGGTTCCCGCAAGTTTGCTGGCCGAGGAGCCAGACGGTCAACTCATGGCTATGGCCGAGGCGTTGCCGGAGGCAGTGCGTCAGCACATGGAGAAGCTGCAGTTTGGCGCGGCGCTAGGTGAGATTCTTGAGTTGGCGAAACGAGGCAATAAGTACATCGACGAAACCGCGCCCTGGCAACTAGCGCGCGAGAAGCGCTTCGACCGCCTGGCGACGGTCCTGTATAATCTCGCGGAAGTGCTAAGGGTCATGTCCATACTGCTTTTGCCATTTATGCCGCGCACGCCACAGCGCATCTGGGAGCAGTTAGGGCTAGATACAACGGCGCATGCTAGCGTACTTACTTTAGCCTCCGCGGCGAAGTTTGGCCAGTTTCCGGTAGGTGTACAGGTCAAGAAGGGCGAGCCGCTCTTCCCGCGCGTGGAGTGGGAAGTCCCCGCCGAGCCGGAAGCCGACACTAGCGATGTGCTCACGCCGCCCTTGTTGCCGACCGTAGATATCACCGATTTCGCCAAGCTAGACCTGCGCGTCGTCGAAGTAGTAGCCGCGGAAAAGGTGCCCAAGGCAGACAAGCTGCTTAAGCTCACGGTTAAGCTTGGGCCTACGACGCGCACCATCGTCGCCGGCATAGCCACGCACTATTCCCCCGACGAGCTAGTAGGGAAGCGCGTCGTAATCGTAGCTAACCTCAAACCCGCCAAGATTCGCGGCATCGAGTCGCAAGGCATGGTTTTAGCGGCCAGCGATGAGCACAGCTTGGCTGTCTTGTCGCCGGCGCGGGAGAGCATCTCAAGCGGGGCTAAGGTTACCTAG
- a CDS encoding AbrB/MazE/SpoVT family DNA-binding domain-containing protein → MKSTGIVRKVDELGRVVIPIELRRTLDISEKDALEIYVDGEKIILKKYEPACIFCQDADDVTTHMGKRICQGCLKKLATHIHP, encoded by the coding sequence ATGAAATCTACAGGTATTGTGCGTAAAGTTGATGAACTCGGCCGCGTGGTTATCCCCATCGAGCTCCGTCGTACTCTAGACATCAGCGAAAAAGATGCGCTTGAGATCTACGTTGACGGCGAAAAAATCATCCTCAAGAAGTACGAGCCCGCATGCATTTTCTGCCAAGACGCAGACGATGTCACCACTCACATGGGCAAGAGAATTTGCCAAGGTTGCCTCAAGAAGCTAGCAACCCACATCCATCCATAA
- the rsmI gene encoding 16S rRNA (cytidine(1402)-2'-O)-methyltransferase: MSGKLYVCATPIGNLADVSPRLLATLKEVDFVAAEDTRHSAKLLHHFSLHTPLISYHKHSGKAKHAQVLAALSAGKHIALISDAGMPGICDPGEELIRDAIAQGTEVTVIPGPMAAIAALAIAGLPTARFAFEGFLPRGRTDRRSVLGKLQYEERTLIFYEAPHRLAETLADLLEMFGERPAAVVRELTKVYEKVERGSLSSLLASARHEPVRGEIVLVVGGAEVGDTSSDLDGEEVVARLLAKGLSPAQAARHAAQVCALPRAELYALAVARGAQMQKK, encoded by the coding sequence GTGAGCGGCAAACTCTACGTCTGCGCCACCCCGATTGGCAATCTTGCCGATGTCTCTCCCCGACTGCTGGCCACCCTCAAAGAAGTCGACTTTGTTGCTGCCGAGGACACTCGCCATAGTGCGAAGTTGCTGCACCACTTCTCGCTCCATACCCCGCTGATTAGCTACCACAAGCACAGCGGCAAAGCCAAACACGCGCAGGTGCTTGCGGCGCTCTCTGCCGGCAAGCATATCGCCCTGATTAGCGATGCAGGCATGCCCGGCATCTGTGACCCCGGCGAAGAGCTTATCCGCGACGCTATCGCGCAGGGGACAGAGGTTACCGTAATCCCCGGCCCCATGGCCGCAATTGCCGCCTTGGCTATAGCGGGGCTGCCTACCGCCCGCTTTGCCTTCGAAGGCTTCCTGCCGCGGGGACGCACAGATAGGCGCAGCGTGCTCGGTAAGCTGCAGTATGAAGAGCGCACGCTCATCTTCTACGAGGCTCCGCATCGCTTAGCGGAAACGCTCGCGGATTTACTGGAGATGTTTGGTGAACGGCCGGCGGCCGTAGTGCGTGAGCTGACGAAAGTCTACGAAAAAGTCGAGCGCGGTTCGCTGTCTTCGCTCTTAGCCTCTGCCCGGCACGAGCCCGTGCGCGGCGAGATTGTTCTGGTAGTAGGAGGCGCGGAGGTCGGCGATACGTCGTCCGACCTTGACGGTGAGGAGGTAGTGGCTCGTTTGCTTGCTAAGGGGCTCTCCCCGGCTCAGGCGGCCCGCCACGCCGCGCAAGTTTGTGCGCTACCGCGCGCGGAGCTCTATGCTCTGGCCGTGGCGCGTGGAGCACAAATGCAAAAAAAATAG
- a CDS encoding stage 0 sporulation family protein, which translates to MPNLVGIRFKSGGKVYHFDAGDIPLVPGDFCVVDTVRGQEYGEVVSLPRAASDESCRTPLRPVLRKATAVDEQRVESNQRFKEEAFAVALEKIASHQLPMKLIDVEVAFDGTKILFFFTADGRIDFRELVKDLAHIFRTRIELRQIGVRDEAKMIGGLGSCGRVLCCTSFLGEFAPVSIKMAKEQHLSLNPAKISGLCGRLMCCLRYESNFPEVLEALRADNRCKCEACHRNCEGAGSSDET; encoded by the coding sequence ATGCCGAATCTAGTAGGCATTAGGTTTAAGAGCGGTGGGAAAGTATACCATTTTGACGCAGGCGATATTCCGCTCGTGCCGGGAGATTTTTGCGTAGTAGACACCGTGCGCGGTCAAGAGTACGGTGAAGTAGTGAGCTTGCCGCGCGCCGCAAGTGACGAGAGCTGCCGCACGCCGCTTAGACCCGTCCTGCGCAAGGCTACGGCCGTCGACGAACAACGCGTCGAATCGAACCAGCGCTTTAAGGAAGAAGCCTTTGCCGTGGCGCTAGAGAAAATTGCGTCTCATCAGCTGCCCATGAAGCTAATCGACGTCGAAGTCGCTTTCGATGGCACCAAAATCCTCTTCTTCTTTACGGCAGACGGCCGCATCGACTTCCGCGAACTGGTGAAAGACCTGGCCCACATCTTTCGCACGCGCATTGAGCTTAGGCAGATTGGCGTGCGTGACGAGGCAAAAATGATAGGCGGGCTGGGGTCGTGCGGGAGAGTCCTCTGCTGTACTAGCTTCCTAGGGGAGTTCGCTCCGGTTTCGATTAAGATGGCTAAAGAACAGCACCTGTCATTAAACCCCGCCAAGATTTCGGGGTTGTGCGGGCGCCTGATGTGTTGTCTCCGCTACGAGAGCAACTTCCCTGAAGTCCTCGAGGCACTCCGCGCAGATAATCGCTGCAAGTGCGAGGCGTGCCACCGGAACTGCGAAGGAGCGGGGAGCAGTGACGAGACTTAA
- a CDS encoding cyclic-di-AMP receptor, with protein MKLVIAVVQDRDSQRLIDQLIQKGLRSTKLASTGGFLKSGNTTLLIGVEDSQVESALAVIGETCKAREQLLTPMAPAGSNAVESYVPYPIEVVVGGATVFVVDVAQFVRF; from the coding sequence ATGAAACTGGTTATTGCCGTCGTGCAGGATAGAGACAGCCAACGCCTAATTGACCAACTCATACAAAAGGGTTTGCGCTCCACCAAGCTCGCTAGTACCGGTGGCTTCCTTAAGTCCGGCAACACCACTTTACTTATTGGCGTAGAAGACAGTCAGGTAGAGAGTGCCCTAGCCGTCATCGGCGAGACCTGCAAAGCGCGTGAACAGCTGCTGACGCCGATGGCGCCTGCCGGCAGCAACGCTGTAGAGTCCTACGTTCCCTATCCCATAGAAGTGGTAGTGGGAGGCGCGACGGTTTTTGTGGTGGACGTTGCGCAGTTTGTACGCTTCTAG
- a CDS encoding dTMP kinase, with the protein MRRGLFISLEGPDGCGKTTQAQALGQALRQQGKEVLFTREPGGTALGEVIRDMLLSYRHTNMSARAEMLLYAASRAQHVEEVILPHLLAGTFVICDRFIDSSLVYQGLGLGLPLPDVYNVNLVAVQGCLPDLTVVFKVSVASACARLQAKQTETASGPDRIEARGLEYITKVAAGYSQLAAMFPERVVEVDAERDPSSITRDIIDKIHALERGVRG; encoded by the coding sequence GTGCGTAGAGGACTGTTTATTTCTCTGGAAGGACCCGACGGCTGCGGCAAGACGACGCAAGCGCAAGCCCTCGGGCAGGCGCTTAGGCAGCAAGGCAAGGAAGTGCTTTTCACGCGTGAGCCCGGGGGTACGGCGCTTGGGGAGGTAATTCGCGACATGCTCCTCTCTTATCGCCACACTAATATGAGCGCCCGCGCCGAGATGCTGCTGTATGCGGCTAGCCGGGCACAGCATGTAGAAGAAGTAATTCTCCCACACTTGCTGGCGGGGACATTTGTCATTTGCGACCGCTTTATCGATTCTAGCCTTGTATATCAGGGGCTCGGCCTAGGCCTGCCGCTGCCTGATGTCTATAACGTGAACTTGGTGGCCGTGCAGGGGTGTCTGCCTGACCTCACGGTAGTCTTTAAGGTGAGCGTAGCTTCCGCCTGCGCGCGCCTGCAAGCCAAACAAACCGAGACTGCCAGCGGCCCCGACCGCATTGAGGCTCGCGGCCTCGAGTACATCACCAAGGTGGCGGCTGGGTACAGCCAGCTAGCCGCCATGTTTCCGGAGCGCGTGGTAGAAGTTGATGCCGAGCGCGACCCCTCCAGCATAACACGTGATATAATAGATAAAATACACGCGTTAGAGAGGGGCGTCAGGGGATGA
- a CDS encoding aminotransferase class I/II-fold pyridoxal phosphate-dependent enzyme, with protein MAEQREAPLWNAMAKHRVQGLYPYHVPSHKGGRGLDPSFAAHMAEFDLTELPGLDNLLAPNGPLAAAEALAASLVGAEATYFTTNGSTAGLMAGVLAMASPGSTVFLPANAHQCFFGACVLGDLRPVFLPVEFQPEVALPLCYTAATLCDSLAKCRPSLVVATTPTYHGVCSDTAAIAELCREHGVPLLVDEAHGTHLIVSDTEVQSAVRSGADVVVQSVHKTAGALTGAAWVHCFNPHFKEPLKRALRLVQSTSPSYLLLASLDLARKMLATEGAARFSLSRRHADKLSASLPTVLLPPPWKQDPLRVVVDARYFDMSGFALEQVMQAHGLAPEMADAYTVTLVVGLSEGDEGCQRAAALAERLPQKAVPVSAQVAPRPKTCAPQVLAPRQAFYSQRVWVPLGEAKGRICAEPLVPNPPGIPLLWPGQCIEQADIAFLSELSAAGGSCTGISPAGKILVIAGESSA; from the coding sequence ATGGCTGAGCAAAGAGAGGCTCCGTTGTGGAACGCCATGGCCAAGCACAGAGTACAAGGCCTTTATCCCTATCACGTGCCGAGTCACAAGGGCGGACGCGGCCTCGACCCCTCTTTTGCCGCGCATATGGCCGAGTTTGACCTAACGGAGTTGCCGGGGCTCGACAATTTACTGGCCCCAAACGGTCCTTTGGCTGCAGCCGAAGCGTTAGCGGCCTCACTGGTAGGTGCAGAGGCCACATACTTCACCACCAACGGCAGCACAGCCGGCCTAATGGCGGGGGTATTGGCCATGGCATCGCCGGGCAGCACAGTTTTTTTGCCAGCTAATGCCCACCAATGTTTTTTTGGCGCGTGTGTGCTAGGCGACCTGCGACCGGTCTTTCTGCCGGTGGAGTTTCAGCCCGAAGTCGCGCTGCCTCTCTGCTATACGGCGGCGACTCTCTGCGACAGCCTAGCGAAATGCCGCCCGAGCCTAGTGGTAGCCACTACGCCGACTTATCATGGGGTGTGCAGCGATACCGCCGCTATAGCCGAACTTTGCCGGGAGCACGGCGTGCCCCTGTTAGTAGACGAGGCGCACGGCACCCACCTGATTGTCAGCGATACCGAGGTGCAGTCCGCGGTGCGGTCGGGTGCCGATGTCGTGGTGCAGAGCGTGCACAAGACTGCGGGGGCACTGACGGGGGCGGCTTGGGTGCACTGCTTTAATCCGCACTTCAAGGAACCGCTCAAACGGGCGCTTAGGCTCGTGCAGTCTACCAGCCCCTCGTATCTATTGCTTGCTTCCCTCGACCTAGCGCGAAAAATGCTGGCCACAGAAGGCGCGGCGCGGTTTAGTTTGTCGCGCCGACATGCGGACAAGCTCTCGGCGTCACTGCCTACAGTACTGCTGCCGCCGCCCTGGAAACAGGACCCTTTGCGTGTAGTAGTCGATGCTCGCTACTTTGACATGAGTGGGTTTGCCTTAGAGCAAGTTATGCAGGCACACGGGTTAGCCCCGGAAATGGCGGATGCATATACGGTAACGCTGGTCGTAGGTCTCTCGGAAGGCGATGAAGGCTGTCAGAGAGCGGCCGCCCTCGCCGAGCGCTTGCCGCAGAAGGCCGTTCCCGTATCCGCACAAGTCGCACCAAGGCCGAAGACCTGTGCGCCGCAGGTGTTGGCGCCGCGGCAAGCCTTCTATAGTCAGCGCGTATGGGTGCCGCTTGGAGAGGCGAAGGGTAGAATATGTGCAGAGCCCTTAGTCCCCAACCCGCCGGGCATACCCTTGCTGTGGCCCGGACAATGTATCGAGCAAGCAGATATCGCTTTTCTCTCAGAGCTCTCGGCGGCAGGGGGAAGCTGCACCGGCATTTCTCCCGCCGGAAAAATACTGGTGATTGCAGGTGAAAGCAGTGCGTAG
- a CDS encoding MATE family efflux transporter: MQLTQEPHEVALPTLRSNILRIVWPATTESVLQMLVGIVATAMVGHLSAEAIGAVGLSSRVTQIVWAMFSAAGTGATVLIARAVGGNDREGIERTALQALVLAIALVSVLTALVVWQARALMMWLFTAQGKVLDLSFMYLSIVALGMPFMAIMQVAGAIMRGAGNTQTPMGIAFLVNAINVGLTYALIYGHFGLPALGLRGAALAAVMAQALGAVLAFFALTRLHAIISVSAVRRYRPQPDVVWRILAIGVPAAFEMIFWQAATIVLMRLIVRFGTHELAAHQLGLTAESLSYMPAVGFGIAATALVGQSLGAKNPHLAERYVGETVRVCALLTVVTASILFFLPEALMGVLTNEVEVIRLGAIYLRLMALAQLPMQIAGVLNGALRGAGDTKAPMVIGGVGLWLVRLPLAWVLSVGFGLGIEGVWLAMTVDLFLRFGLSTFRYYRGPWRTILAAGTER; the protein is encoded by the coding sequence ATGCAACTTACACAGGAGCCTCATGAAGTGGCGTTGCCGACGTTAAGAAGCAACATCCTCCGTATTGTGTGGCCGGCCACGACGGAGAGCGTGCTGCAAATGTTAGTAGGCATCGTCGCCACAGCGATGGTAGGGCACCTAAGTGCAGAGGCAATAGGAGCCGTCGGTCTATCTAGCCGGGTGACGCAGATTGTCTGGGCCATGTTTTCTGCCGCCGGCACCGGAGCGACCGTGCTGATTGCGCGGGCGGTAGGAGGCAACGACCGCGAGGGCATTGAGCGTACGGCTCTGCAGGCACTTGTTCTCGCGATTGCTCTCGTCAGCGTGCTCACAGCCTTAGTAGTGTGGCAGGCGAGAGCTCTAATGATGTGGTTGTTTACGGCCCAAGGCAAAGTTCTTGACTTAAGTTTCATGTATTTGTCCATAGTAGCCCTTGGTATGCCCTTTATGGCTATTATGCAGGTAGCGGGAGCGATAATGCGCGGCGCGGGCAATACGCAGACGCCCATGGGGATTGCCTTCTTAGTCAATGCCATAAACGTCGGCTTGACTTATGCTTTGATCTATGGGCATTTCGGACTCCCGGCGTTAGGCCTCCGCGGTGCAGCCTTAGCGGCCGTCATGGCACAGGCTTTAGGTGCAGTCTTGGCGTTCTTTGCGCTGACGCGGCTACACGCCATAATTTCGGTCAGTGCCGTGCGGCGGTATCGCCCGCAGCCAGACGTCGTCTGGCGCATTCTGGCTATCGGCGTGCCCGCAGCCTTTGAAATGATTTTCTGGCAGGCGGCTACCATTGTTCTTATGCGTCTGATTGTTCGGTTTGGCACGCACGAGCTTGCGGCGCATCAGCTTGGCCTCACCGCCGAGTCGCTAAGTTATATGCCGGCGGTGGGGTTTGGCATTGCCGCCACCGCGCTGGTTGGGCAAAGTCTTGGGGCAAAGAACCCACACCTCGCCGAGCGCTATGTGGGAGAAACTGTGCGAGTGTGCGCACTGCTGACTGTCGTTACGGCCAGTATTCTTTTTTTTCTGCCCGAGGCCCTTATGGGTGTGCTGACCAATGAAGTCGAGGTCATTAGGCTAGGTGCCATCTATTTGCGGCTGATGGCCTTAGCACAATTGCCGATGCAAATTGCCGGCGTACTAAACGGCGCGTTACGAGGCGCAGGCGACACGAAAGCGCCCATGGTCATAGGTGGCGTGGGGCTGTGGCTAGTCAGACTGCCGCTGGCGTGGGTGCTCAGCGTTGGTTTTGGGCTAGGGATAGAAGGCGTGTGGCTAGCCATGACGGTCGACCTTTTCCTGCGCTTTGGCCTAAGCACATTTCGATACTACCGTGGCCCTTGGCGGACCATACTTGCCGCAGGCACCGAACGCTAG
- a CDS encoding GNAT family N-acetyltransferase — translation MRLVRIRDWRKAGLVAAGVRRYNGVSVSRQRILSRPHFTIETGSRVAGWIGFEGRRPGVFELVHLSVKPQYRHGGLAQSAVYRVLNMVRSCGGRYAYTRINHRNYPSMCLARKLGFARTSRGPLVRYGRRV, via the coding sequence ATGCGCTTAGTAAGAATCCGCGATTGGCGCAAGGCCGGCCTGGTCGCGGCCGGAGTCAGGCGTTACAACGGCGTGAGCGTAAGCCGACAACGCATCTTGTCGCGCCCGCACTTTACTATTGAGACGGGTTCGCGCGTCGCCGGCTGGATTGGCTTCGAGGGACGACGTCCCGGCGTTTTTGAACTGGTGCATCTCTCGGTAAAGCCACAGTATCGCCACGGGGGACTGGCCCAAAGCGCTGTTTACCGCGTGCTGAACATGGTGCGCAGTTGCGGCGGGCGCTATGCCTACACGCGCATCAACCACCGCAACTACCCATCTATGTGCTTGGCGCGCAAGCTAGGCTTTGCCAGAACAAGCCGGGGTCCCCTCGTGCGCTATGGTCGGCGCGTATAA